A segment of the Superficieibacter sp. HKU1 genome:
TTACGTCTGACGAATGATGCTTTGTCGATCGAACCCTTAGAGTAATCCCTTTTAACAAGGAATTTTTATGGCACGCATTATTGTAGTTACTTCGGGTAAAGGGGGCGTTGGCAAGACTACCTCCAGCGCGGCCATCGCTACAGGTTTAGCCCAGAAGGGTAAAAAAACCATCGTTATCGATTTCGATATCGGCCTGCGTAACCTGGATTTAATCATGGGTTGTGAGCGCCGCGTGGTATATGATTTCGTTAACGTGATTCAGGGCGATGCCACGCTGAATCAGGCCATGATTAAAGATAAGCGCACGGATAACCTCTATATCCTTCCCGCGTCGCAAACGCGTGACAAAGACGCATTGACCCGCGAAGGCGTAGAGAAAGTGCTGGAAGAGTTGAAAGGGATGGATTTTGATTTCATCGTCTGCGACTCCCCTGCCGGTATTGAAACCGGGGCGCTGATGGCACTCTATTTTGCTGATGAAGCGATCATCACCACCAACCCGGAAGTTTCTTCGGTCCGTGACTCAGACCGTATTCTGGGTATTCTGGCCTCAAAATCCCGCCGAGCAGAAAATGGCGAAGATCCGATTAAAGAACATCTGTTATTGACCCGCTACAACCCAGGGCGCGTGAACAGAGGTGATATGTTAAGCATGGAAGACGTACTGGAAATCCTGCGCATCAAATTAGTTGGTGTGATCCCGGAAGACCAGTCTGTTCTGCGCGCTTCCAACCAGGGGGAACCTGTGATTCTGGATACGATTTCAGATGCGGGTAAAGCATACGCCGATACGGTGGATCGCCTGTTGGGAGAAGAACGCCCTTTCCGCTTCGTTGAAGAAGAGAAGAAAGGTTTCCTCAAGCGCCTGTTCGGAGGATAAGTTATGGCATTACTCGACTTTTTTCTGTCACGGAAAAAGAATACGGCTAACATCGCTAAAGAGCGATTGCAGATCATTGTAGCGGAACGTCGTCGTAGCGACGCCGAGCCGCACTACTTGCCGCAGCTGAAACGCGATATTCTGGAAGTGATTTGCCGCTACGTGCAGATCGACCCTGAAATGGTCACCGTGCAACTGGAACAGAAGGGAGATGATATCTCTATTCTGGAACTGAACGTCACTCTGCCTGAAGCGGAAGAGTCAAAGTAGCCGCAATCGTACCGGGCGGTCTCTTCCGCCCGGTGCCCTTCCTGGTTTAACTACGCGGATACTCCGCCAGCAGCGCCAGCAATGGCTCGCTCATCAGTTCCCCACGCCAGCCAGAAATCAGTTCAGGTAATAACGCCGACGTTTTAAGTTTCCAGTGCCAGTTAAGTAACTGGTTAATCTGACGACGGGACGCCAGCAGCTCAGCGCTAAGCCCTTTGGCCACGCTAATGTCCTGAACAATTGTCTTAATGTCTTTGAAGACTTTGCGGTAACCGGGCATGTCCATCAGGTTCAGGAGCGGCTCCGGCAGCGTCTCTTCCGCCATAGCCTGCGCTTTTTCCACCAGGCTCAGCAGCGTTTTGCCGTGGAAGCGAATTTCGCTGCCTGACAGACCCAGGCCGTCCAGCTCGCCGAGACTGCCTGGCATATAGCGCGCCACGGCCCACAGGTGTTCTTCACGAACCACGAAATTAACCGCCATATCACGGTCCCGCGCTTTACGTAAACGCCACGCCGCCAGCAGTTGCAGGCAGGCCAGCTGACGAGGACGCAACTGCCAGGCATTAGTAATGTCACGCCACGCGTCGTCGGGTTCGAGAATATCCTGACGGCGGTTTTTCATCAATTCACATTCGTCCAGCGCGGCGGACAGCCAGCCCGCGCGGTCGGTTTCGGCCAGCAGCTGATGGGCGACAGGCAGTAAATACCAGACGTCAGCCGCCGCGTAATCACACTGGCGCTCGGTTAGCGGACGGGCCAGCCAGTCGGTGCGCGACTCGCTTTTATCCAGCTTCAGACCGGTAAATTCTTCAACCATGGCGGCAAAGCCCCACGATCCAGGACGGCCACAAAATGACGCCAGGATCTGCGTATCGATGAACGGCTGCGGCATCACGCCAAATTCATTGAGAAAGACTTCCAGATCTTCGCTGCCCGCGTGAAGGTATTTAATCACTTCATTGTTCTGTAATAGCGCCCGCATCGGCGACCAGTCGGTAATGCCGAGCGGGTCGATCAACGCCACGCGCTGTCCATCAAACAGCTGAAGTAAACCCAGCTGCGGATAGTAGGTACGCGTACGCACAAACTCGGTGTCCAGCGCGATAGCCGGGGCATTGCGCGCCTCTTCACACAGGGCGAGTAGCGCGTCATTGGTGGTGATCATCTGGTAATTCAAATCATAGTCTCTTAACTTGCGCCCATAAAAAACGCCGGATTAACCGGCGTCTGGCGACGTGATCGTGGCTCAGGCTTTATTGTCCACTTTACTGCGCGCTTCGTCACGCAGTTCTCGTCGCAAAATCTTACCGACGTTGGATTTTGGCAGCTCGGCACGAAACTCTACCTGTTTCGGCACCTTATAGCCAGTTAACTGGCGGCGACAGAAGGCGATCAGGGAATCTTCGCTGAGCGTCTCGTCTTTCTTAACCACAAAAATCTTCACCGCCTCGCCGCTGCTGCCGGACGGTACGCCGACCGCTGCCACTTCCAGCACGCCCGGATGCTGCATCACCACATCTTCAATCTCATTCGGGTAAACGTTAAACCCGGAGACGAGGATCATATCTTTCTTCCGGTCGACGATGCGCAGGAAACCTTCATCATCCATTACTGCGATATCACCGGTGTGCAGCCAGCCGTCTTTGATGATTTCATCCGTCGCATCCGGACGCTGCCAGTAGCCCAGCATCACCTGCGGACCTTTAATGCACAGCTCACCCGGCTCGCCAGATGCCACTTCGTTATCGTCATCATCCACCAGCTTCACTTCGGTGGACGGCACCGGCAGGCCAATGCTGCCGCTGTGGTAATCAATATCATGCGGGTTAACGCTCACCAGCGGTGAACACTCGGTCAGGCCATAGCCCTCCAGCAGATATTGTCCGGTCAGTTTCACCCAGCGGTCGGCCACCGCCTGCTGCACCGGCATTCCGCCCCCCGCAGAGAGATGCAGCGTGGAAAAGTCGAGCTGCTGGAACTCTTTGTTATTCAGCAGCGCATTGAACAGCGTATTAACGCCAGTCATCGCGGTGAAAGGATATTTCGCCAGCTCTTTCACCAGGCCCGGAATGTCACGCGGGTTGGTAATTAAGACGTTTTGCCCGCCCAGTTCAATAAACAGCAGGCAGTTCATGGTCAGGGCGAAAATGTGGTACAGCGGCAGCGCGGTGATCACCAGCTCGCTGCCGCGATGCAGAAGCGGCCCATAGGTAGCATTGACCTGCTCCAGGTTGGCCAGCATGTTGCGGTGGGTCAGCATCGCGCCCTTCGCCACGCCGGTCGTGCCGCCGGTATATTGCAGGAAAGCCAGATCCTCGGGCACCAGTTCCGGCTTAACGTACTGCATGCGGTAACCGTTATGCAGGGCGCTGCGAAATGAAATCGCATCCGGCAGGTGATATTTCGGGACCAGCCGCTTGACGTATTTGACGACAAAATTCACCAGCGTGCCTTTGGTCGCCGAGAGCTGGTCGCCCATACGGGTCAGAATGACGTGCCTGACCTGGGTTTTGTTAACCACTTTTTCCAGGGTATGCGCAAAGTTTGAGACAATGACAATCGCCGTCGCGCCGCTGTCATTAAGCTGATGCTCAAGTTCGCGCGGCGTATACAGCGGGTTAACGTTCACCACCGTCATCCCGGCACGCAAAATGCCAAACAGCGCCACCGGATATTGCAGCAGGTTGGGCATCATCAGCGCAACGCGGTCGCCCTTTTTCATCCCCAGCCCTTGCTGTAGCCAGGCAGCAAATGCCCTACTACGCTCCTCCAGCTTGCGGAAGGTCATCACCTCCCCCATGTTGACGAAGGCAGGCTGGTCAGCATAGCGGTTCGCTGAATGTTCAAACAGTTCGATCAGGGAATGATAACGGTCAGGATTGATCTCCGCGGGGACATCCGCGGGATAACGGTTTAACCAAACCTTTTTCAATGCATCACCTCTAAAACCAGAATTTGTCGTCATCACAACCCCAGATAATAAACAAGCCGTTAACATTATATTAACTCAGCGTACCAGTTTATTAATCAACCAGAATTCAGGTTGCGAAGCGCGTCACTATTTATTTTTATTGTTCAGGTTGAGCATAAAGAAGCAGCGGACCGGCCGCTGCTTCTTTGCTTTATATTACAGTGAGTTACTCGGTAACTACACTCTGTACCTGGGCCGGGCCAGGGTTATACCAGCCACCGTAGCCCCAGCCCCACGGGTGCGGCCCCGGTCCCCAGAACCAGGGATCAATCGGCTGCGGCGGCAGCATAACCTGCTGCGTTACGCGCCAGCGTTTGTAACCGTTGACCTGCATGACCATAAATTTGTAAGGCGTGTTACCCACCTTGCCTTCAGCCGTACCGGTAATCGGCCCGACGACGGTAACGAGCTGGTTGCGGAAATCGACCGGGTCGAGAAAGCCGCTGACATCCGCGTAAATACGGCCACGCGACGGTTCACCCAGAACCGGACGTGCGCCGTCATCCAGTGAAACCGTCGCAATTTCCAGCCGGGTCTTGCCCTGCTGGTTTTCAATACCGACCACTTTCCCGCCGAAGCGTGCCTCCTGGCCCACGTAAAGCTGTGGCGCATTCATTACCCGGACCAGATCCTGCTGTGGAGTGGGACTGGAGCCTTTAATGGCATCAGGAATAGTGACACATCCGCTTAATGCCATGGCCAGCGCACCCGCGGCTATCCAGCGTACACTCTGTTTTTGAACCGCCATGATACAACCTCTTTTACTGAGTCTCTGTTACTGAGATTCATTCCCGGCCAGGAAGTTTCTTCCATGCGACTTCATTACGTAAATAGATCGGCTCCGCCGCCTCGACCGCGACGGTTTGCTGACGAGCCAGTCGCTGACAGGCCAGCGGTAGCATATCTTCGGCAACCGGCAGCAGGATCTCGCCGTCGGTCAGAGTAAGTCCGCAGCCCTGAGCTAAATCAGGCCATGCAGGCCAGCCAGTGCCTACGGTAGCCCAGTTACCGCTCAGGTTTTTCAACCGCGCGTTAACCGCGTCTGGTTTGAGTACGGATTCGGTCTCTTCGCCGTGCCAGACGCCCTCTTCATCGCGCTGATACTCTGCCCAGTAGACCTCGCCCATGCGGGCATCAATGGCCGCCAGCACGCGAGTGGCGCCGGTTTTGCGCCAGGCCCCCTGCGCCATCGTCATTAACGTCGAGATGCCGATCATGGGCAGGTCAGCACCCAGCGCCAGACCCTGAGCGATGCCAATGCCAATACGCACGCCGGTAAAGCTACCCGGCCCGCGCCCAAACGCCAGCGCGTCGAGATCCGCCAGCGTGACGCCGCCGTCGCTCAGTTGCTGCTGTACTAAAGGCAAAATACGTTGCGTATGTTCTCGTGGACACAGTTCAAAATGAGCACCGGTTTTACCGTCATTCCACAGGGCAACGGAACAAGCCTCGGTGGCGGTATCAATAGCCAGAATTCGCATGGGGATCGCGTCTTACACTCCAGATCAATAAATTGGGCTTATTTTACCACAGCCGCGCGTGAATTACCGCGCTGGCGGAACGGCCAGAAAACGCACGGCGCGGCTAATGTCGCGGGTGCGCGGCGTCGGCGGCAGGCTGGCAAGAAAAACCGCGCCGTAGGGACGCATCACCAGCCGGTTGTCGCAGATCACCAGCACGCCGCGATCGTCGACGTCGCGGATCAGACGCCCCACGCCCTGCTTGAGGGTGATCACCGCGTCCGGGAGCTGGACCTCATCAAACGGATCGCCGCCGCGCAGACGGCAATCTTCCATTCGCGCTTTTAACAGCGGATCTTCCGGCGAGGTAAACGGCAGTTTATCGATAATCACCAGCGACAGCGTATCGCCGCGCACGTCCACGCCTTCCCAGAAGCTGCTGGTGGCTACCAGCAACGCGTTTCCGGCGCTGACGAACTGCTGCAAAAGCTGCCCCTTGCTGGTTTCACCCTGCAGCAAAACCGGCAGCGTCATGGTGGCGCGGAACTGCTCGGCCAGATCGCGCATCATCGCGTGCGAGGTACAAAGCATAAAGCAGCGGCCATTGTTGGCTTCAATCATCGGCTTGAGCATCGCCGCCAGCTGGCGCGCTGCGCCGGGCTGGTTGGCGGTTGGTAAATTACGCGGTACGCACAGCAGAGCCTGATTCGCGTAGTCAAACGGGCTTGACAGCAGCAGCGAATGAGCCTCATCAATGCCGAGCCGCGAGGTGAAATGGTGGAGGTCGTCGTTTACCGACAGCGTGGCGGAGGTAAAAATCCAGCTGCCGGGCTTCTGCGCCATCACCTCTTTGAATTTGTCCGCCACCGTCAACGGCGTCAGCGCGAGGGTAAAATGACGCGAGTTACATTCATACCAGTAGCTATAGCCTGGCTGGTTAATCTCTTTCAGCCGCTTTAACCGGGCGCGGTACAGCGTGGCGCGCTCAAAAGCAGCATCCAGCAGCGCCGAGCGCCCCAGCGAAAGTTTCGCCACGTCGTAACAAAGTTCAAGCGCATCATCAAGCAGCAGCAGCGCGCGCTGAATATTGGCGTCAGCTAAAAGCTCGCGCAGGTTGCCGCGATAGCCAGGCTCGCCCAGTTGCAGACGAAAATCCTGCGCGCTTTGCGCCAGCCGGTCGGCGCATTTTTGCAGCTGTTGGGTATCTTTAACCTCGGTCCGGTAGGCAATGCTGATGTCCTTCGCCAGATCCAACAGCTGACGGCTGGAGAGCGACTGCCCAAAATACTGGCTGGCGATATCCGGAAGCTGATGCGCTTCGTCGAAAATCATCACATCCGCCTCGGGGATGAGTTCACCGAAGCCGCTGTCTTTAACCACCATATCGGCGAGGAAAAGATGGTGGTTTACTACCACCACATCGGCGTCCATCGCTTTCTTACGCGCCTTCACCACAAAGCAATCTTTATACAGCGGGCAGTCGCTGCCCAGGCAGTTGTCGTTAGTGCTGGTGACCAGCGGCCAGGCCTGGGAATCTTCCGCCACGCTGGCGCAGGTGCTGATATCGCCGTCAATGGTATTGTTGGCCCACGAGCGCAGGAGGATCACGTCGCTGAGCGTCTGTACCGGCAGGTCACCGCCCGCCAGCGCCTGCTGCTCCAGACGTTCAAGACACAAATAGTTAGAGCGCCCTTTCAGCAGCGCCAGCCTGCCGGTAAATTCCAGCGCTTTCGAAACGGTAGGCAGGTCGCGACTATAAAGCTGATCCTGCAACGCTTTTGAGCCGGTGGAAATAATGACTTTTTTTCCCGCCCGCAAGGCAGGTGCAAGATAAGCGTAGGTTTTCCCGGTCCCGGTCCCCGCCTCCACCACCAGCGGCTGCGTTTTCTCAATCGCCTCCGCTACGGCCACCGCCATCTGGCGCTGTGGCTCTCGCGGCTTAAAGCCCGGTATGGCTTTGGCTAACTGGCCGTCTGTTGCAAAATCGTCCGTCACGCTACCCCCTGGTTAAATCGCCAGTGATTATGTCAGGGGACAGCCGCTTTAGCCAGCCGAAGAGATGACGAAACGCAGACAATATGGCAGTCTTAAGCACTATCTATGAGAATTTAAAAAGGAAATCCCATGACCATTACCCGTATCGACGCCGAAGCACGCTGGTCAGATGTCGTTATCCACAATCAGACGCTGTATTACACCGGCGTACCGGAAAATCTTGATGCCGATGCTTTCGAACAGACGGCCAACACGCTGGCGCAGATTGATGCGGTGCTGGTGAAGCAAGGCTGCGATAAGACTAACATTCTGGACGCTACGATTTTTCTCGCTAATGCCGATGATTTTGCGGCGATGAATAAAGCGTGGGACGCCTGGGTAGTGGCAGGCCATGCCCCGGTGCGCTGTACCGTACAGGCGACGCTGATGAAGCCGCAGTATAAGGTTGAGATTAAGATTATTGCGGCGGTGTAATGTTATTTCTGTCATAGCGGCATTCGCTGCTATGACAGCGAACTCATAAACCGGAACAACCTTTACTCCATATCCAGAAAATCATCATATTCACTATAGTGGTTCAGCGCCCTGATGATCTCCCCTGCACTGGCTTCCGGCTTCTGCTCGATGGCTAATTCCACCACGCTGCGAAACTGATCCCCGGCATACGCATAATGCAGCGTAACGCCATCCACCTGAAACGTTAGCGGATCGTCCTCTCCCGTTTCAGGACCGGCAATAAAAACCTGCTCGCCCGCCTGAAAAGGCTCCTCGCTGGCGGAATAAATAGCGTAGTCAGTGTCCGTTTCCTGCCGGGATTTAACGCAGTCGATCAGTTCTTCCAGAGTAAAGAAGGCATCCAGTTGAAAGGTTTTCAGGCGCGGACCGTCGGGCTGAAATTCCACGCTCGCGCCGAGCGCGACCAGTGCCTCTTCCAGCGGGCGCAGGCGGATATGAAAATCCTCACCGGCAACGATCGGCAGTTGAGCGACAAACGCCATCACTTCAGAGAGGGGAAGGTTCAGCGTTTTGCGCAGGAGATGAATAACCTTGAGTTTTTGCGGACCTGTAGCAGTGATAACGAGACGCCCCTGCTGCCACGCCGCCGGATCGGGTGGCGCACAGAGGTCTTCTTCCTCTTCACGCGCCAGCCTTTCGCTGCGGACGTCGGACCAGAACGGCGACTGAGCGTCGGGAAGCGTATCGAGGTACTGCAGAAATGCAGCGTCATCGTCTGCCGCATCACGCAGGGCCAGCAGCCGCTCGCTAAAGCTGGCAAGCGTCGGCGCAATGCGTTCAGCATTCCAGCGTCCTGCGCCGTGAGGGGCATAATAGACCGGAAAGCCCTGAGCGGATTCACTGGAATCGATAAAAAAAGGATCGTCAAAGCCGTTAAGCGCGATGACGTACCAGCCGGGCTGCCACTCGCCCGCACGGCTGGCGGTCAGGTTCTCTCCCGTGATGCCATGCACGCGAAAACCACGCTGTTGCGCCTCCCACCGCTCAGGCGTTGAGTAGTGAAAAGGCAGTGTCATCTCGCCGGGCGTTACGGCTGCATCAAGAAACGCGTGGATGGCATCGGGTAAAGCAGCGTGAGACATACGAGTTACTCGTCTTCATCCTCAAAGCGCGCGACGATCCGCTCGCCGGTGTGCGTTGCACGTAGTTCATCCGCCACCTGGGAAATGGCCTGACCGCTGCTCATGCCCTGCGCCATCAGTTCCTGGATACGCTCGACCGCTTTCTGCTGCTGCTCATGGCTGAGCGAAGGTAAACCTGCAAACATGACATACTCCTGCTACATTATTGGCGCTTATTATTCCATGCTGTCCGGCGCATAGCCAGCAGGACAGCAAAGAGTCAGGTATCATGAACACGCATTCTCCCACCGTTATCACTTTACCGTGGCACCCGGACGCCGCCGAACGTTATTTCTCCGCGATTAGCCATCTGCCGTGGGCGATGCTGCTGCATTCAGGCCATGCCGATCATCCGCACAGCCGGTTCGATATTCTGGTCGCCGATCCGCGCACAACGCTGATTACCCGGGGCGAGACCACCCTCATCGCCAGCGACGGAGAAGAACGCCGTTCCCGGGACAATCCGTTAACCCTGCTGCAAAACGTGCTCGACGCGCTGCATTTGCAGCCTGGGCCTCAGGACGATCTGCCTTTTCAGGGCGGCGCGCTGGGGTTATTTGGTTATGATTTAGGACGACGTTTCGAGACGCTGCCAACAAAGGCTGAAGCCGATATTCCGCTGCCGGATATGGCGGTGGGGATTTATGACTGGGCGTTGATTGTTGACCATCAGCGCCTGCGGGTCACGCTGCTCAGTCATGGTAATGTCAATCAGCGGCTGGCCTGGCTGGCAGACAGACGCTTACCGGAACCGGCGGATTTCCGCCTGACCTCCGGCTGGCGGTCAAATATGACCCGCGCCCGGTACGGGGAGAAGTTCCGCCAGGTACAGGAATACCTGCACAGCGGCGACTGCTATCAGGTGAATCTGGCACAGCGTTTTCAGGCTCGTTATGAAGGCGATGAATGGGCGATGTTTTGCCAGCTCAATGCCGCCAATAAAGCGCCTTTCAGCGCCTTTTTACGCCTTGATGAAGGTGCAATTCTCAGCCTGTCGCCGGAGCGCTTTATCCAGTTGCGTGATGGTCATATCCAGACCCGGCCCATCAAGGGTACCCTGCCTCGTCTGAATAGCGCCGAGGACGATGCGCAACAGGCGGCAAGACTGGCCCGTTCGCCAAAAGATCGCGCCGAAAACCTGATGATTGTCGACCTGATGCGTAATGATATCGGACGCGTCGCCGTTCCCGGCACGGTAAAGGTCCCTGAACTGTTCGTGGTTGAACCGTTCCCGGCGGTGCATCATCTCGTCAGTACCGTTACTGCAACACTGCCAGAACATTTACACGCCAGCGATCTGCTGCGCGCCGCGTTTCCTGGCGGATCAATTACCGGCGCGCCGAAAGTACGGGCGATGGAGATCATCGACGAACTGGAGCCGCACCGTCGCAATGCCTGGTGCGGCAGCATCGGCTATCTGAGCCTGTGCGGCAATATGGACACCAGCATTACTATCCGTACCCTGACGGCGTATGAAGGCCAGCTATACTGTTCCGCAGGCGGTGGTATTGTGGCGGATAGTCAGGAGGACGCCGAATACCAGGAAACCTTTGATAAAGTAAATCGTATCCTGCAGCAACTGGAGAAGTGATCCGTGGATGTTCCCAATCTGACGCTTGATGATTTTCTGTCGCGCTTTCAGCTCTTACGCCCTCAGCTCGGTCGCGGCACGCTTAATAGCCGTCAGGCGGCGGTATTGATCCCCGTCGTTCGCCGGGAACAGCCGGGACTATTATTGACGCAGCGCTCCCCTCACCTGCGCAAACATGCCGGACAGGTGGCCTTTCCCGGCGGCGCGGTGGATGCCAGCGATGCCTCTTTGATTGCTGCCGCGCTGCGCGAAGCGCAGGAGGAAGTCGCCATTCCACCTGACGTGGTCGACGTGATCGGGGTGTTACCGCCCGTCGATAGCGTTACCGGGTTTCAGGTCACGCCGGTGGTCGGCATTATTCCGCCCGACCTGCCATGGCACGCGAGTGAAGACGAAGTTGCCGCCGTATTTGAAATGCCGCTGGCAGAAGCCCTGCGTCTGGGCCGCTATCATCCTCTCGATATTCACCGACGCGGTAATTCGCATCGCGTCTGGCTCTCCTGGTATCAGCACTATTTTGTCTGGGGCATGACCGCTGGCATTATTCGTGAGCTGGCGCTACAAGTGGGAATCAAACCCTGACTATAGTTGTGATGGCGGGGGGCGGTACTCATTAGTAAATCAGTGGTTACTCATTAGTTTAATTCATGTGAATAGTCGGGCTGAAATTGCCGTTCCCTCTTACACTAAGCCCAATTTTTACATCGTTACTGAGAATCAGTAACCCTGTCAGGAGTACATACCGTGATTAGTCTATTCGACATGTTTAAGGTGGGGATTGGCCCCTCATCTTCCCACACTGTAGGGCCAATGAAGGCCGGTAAACAGTTCGTCGATGATCTGGTCGAAAAAGATCTGCTGACAAGCGTCACTCGCCTGACCGTCGATGTTTACGGCTCGCTGTCGCTGACCGGTAAAGGTCACCACACTGATGTCGCCATTATTATGGGACTGGCGGGTAATCTGCCGGCCACCGTTGATATTGACAGTATTCCGGCGTTTATACGCGACGTCGAAACGCGCGGTCGCCTGCTGCTGGCGCACGGGGCGCATGAAGTGGATTTCCCCGCTAATGACGGGATGCATTTTCGCAGCGAAAACCTGTCGCTGCATGAGAACGGCATGCAAATTCACGCGTGGAACGGCGATAAGGTTATTTACAGCAAAACCTATTATTCCATTGGCGGTGGCTTTATCGTTGATGAAGAGCATTTTGGTCAGGATGCCAGCAGCGAGGTTAACGTACCGTTTCCGTTCAAATCGGCGAAAGAGATGCTGGGCTACTGTAAAGAAACCGGCCTGTCGCTGTCCGGTATGGTGATGCAGAACGAACTGGCGCTGCACAGTAAAAAAGAGATCGAAGACTATTTCGCCGACGTCTGGCAGACGATGCGCGCCTGTATCGATCGCGGTCTGAATACCGAAGGCGTGCTGCCGGGTCCGCTGCGCGTGCCGCGTCGCGCCCCCGCCCTGCGTCGGATGCTGGTGTCCAGCGACAAGCTGTCTAACGATCCGATGATCGTTATTGACTGGGTAAATATGTTTGCCCTGGCGGTGAATGAAGAAAATGCCGCAGGCGGACGCGTGGTTACCGCGCCGACCAACGGAGCGTGCGGTATAGTGCCAGCAGTCCTGGCGTATTACGACCACTTTATCGAGTCGGTCAGCCCGGATATTTATATTCGCTACTTCCTCGCCGCAGGCGCTATCGGCGCGCTGTATAAAATGAATGCCTCCATTTCCGGTGCTGAAGTGGGTTGCCAGGGTGAAGTGGGCGTCGCCTGCTCAATGGCTGCGGCGGGTCTGGCTGAGCTGCTGGGCGCGAGCCCTGAGCAGGTCTGCGTTGCCGCAGAGATTGGCATGGAGCATAACCTGGGGTTAACCTGCGATCCGGTTGCCGGCCAGGTTCAGGTGCCGTGCATTGAGCGTAATGCTATCGCTTCGGTTAAGGCGATTAACTCAGCAAGGATGGCCATGCGTCGCACCAGCGAGCCGCGCGTTTCGCTCGATAAGGTCATCGAGACGATGTACGAAACGGGTAAAGATATGAACGCTAAATACCGCGAAACCTCACGCGGAGGCCTGGCGATCAAAGTGCAG
Coding sequences within it:
- a CDS encoding ATP-dependent DNA helicase — translated: MTDDFATDGQLAKAIPGFKPREPQRQMAVAVAEAIEKTQPLVVEAGTGTGKTYAYLAPALRAGKKVIISTGSKALQDQLYSRDLPTVSKALEFTGRLALLKGRSNYLCLERLEQQALAGGDLPVQTLSDVILLRSWANNTIDGDISTCASVAEDSQAWPLVTSTNDNCLGSDCPLYKDCFVVKARKKAMDADVVVVNHHLFLADMVVKDSGFGELIPEADVMIFDEAHQLPDIASQYFGQSLSSRQLLDLAKDISIAYRTEVKDTQQLQKCADRLAQSAQDFRLQLGEPGYRGNLRELLADANIQRALLLLDDALELCYDVAKLSLGRSALLDAAFERATLYRARLKRLKEINQPGYSYWYECNSRHFTLALTPLTVADKFKEVMAQKPGSWIFTSATLSVNDDLHHFTSRLGIDEAHSLLLSSPFDYANQALLCVPRNLPTANQPGAARQLAAMLKPMIEANNGRCFMLCTSHAMMRDLAEQFRATMTLPVLLQGETSKGQLLQQFVSAGNALLVATSSFWEGVDVRGDTLSLVIIDKLPFTSPEDPLLKARMEDCRLRGGDPFDEVQLPDAVITLKQGVGRLIRDVDDRGVLVICDNRLVMRPYGAVFLASLPPTPRTRDISRAVRFLAVPPAR
- the minD gene encoding septum site-determining protein MinD; protein product: MARIIVVTSGKGGVGKTTSSAAIATGLAQKGKKTIVIDFDIGLRNLDLIMGCERRVVYDFVNVIQGDATLNQAMIKDKRTDNLYILPASQTRDKDALTREGVEKVLEELKGMDFDFIVCDSPAGIETGALMALYFADEAIITTNPEVSSVRDSDRILGILASKSRRAENGEDPIKEHLLLTRYNPGRVNRGDMLSMEDVLEILRIKLVGVIPEDQSVLRASNQGEPVILDTISDAGKAYADTVDRLLGEERPFRFVEEEKKGFLKRLFGG
- the minE gene encoding cell division topological specificity factor MinE, with the protein product MALLDFFLSRKKNTANIAKERLQIIVAERRRSDAEPHYLPQLKRDILEVICRYVQIDPEMVTVQLEQKGDDISILELNVTLPEAEESK
- the fadD gene encoding long-chain-fatty-acid--CoA ligase FadD codes for the protein MKKVWLNRYPADVPAEINPDRYHSLIELFEHSANRYADQPAFVNMGEVMTFRKLEERSRAFAAWLQQGLGMKKGDRVALMMPNLLQYPVALFGILRAGMTVVNVNPLYTPRELEHQLNDSGATAIVIVSNFAHTLEKVVNKTQVRHVILTRMGDQLSATKGTLVNFVVKYVKRLVPKYHLPDAISFRSALHNGYRMQYVKPELVPEDLAFLQYTGGTTGVAKGAMLTHRNMLANLEQVNATYGPLLHRGSELVITALPLYHIFALTMNCLLFIELGGQNVLITNPRDIPGLVKELAKYPFTAMTGVNTLFNALLNNKEFQQLDFSTLHLSAGGGMPVQQAVADRWVKLTGQYLLEGYGLTECSPLVSVNPHDIDYHSGSIGLPVPSTEVKLVDDDDNEVASGEPGELCIKGPQVMLGYWQRPDATDEIIKDGWLHTGDIAVMDDEGFLRIVDRKKDMILVSGFNVYPNEIEDVVMQHPGVLEVAAVGVPSGSSGEAVKIFVVKKDETLSEDSLIAFCRRQLTGYKVPKQVEFRAELPKSNVGKILRRELRDEARSKVDNKA
- a CDS encoding Slp/YeaY family lipoprotein encodes the protein MAVQKQSVRWIAAGALAMALSGCVTIPDAIKGSSPTPQQDLVRVMNAPQLYVGQEARFGGKVVGIENQQGKTRLEIATVSLDDGARPVLGEPSRGRIYADVSGFLDPVDFRNQLVTVVGPITGTAEGKVGNTPYKFMVMQVNGYKRWRVTQQVMLPPQPIDPWFWGPGPHPWGWGYGGWYNPGPAQVQSVVTE
- a CDS encoding YoaH family protein, producing MFAGLPSLSHEQQQKAVERIQELMAQGMSSGQAISQVADELRATHTGERIVARFEDEDE
- the tsaB gene encoding tRNA (adenosine(37)-N6)-threonylcarbamoyltransferase complex dimerization subunit type 1 TsaB, whose amino-acid sequence is MRILAIDTATEACSVALWNDGKTGAHFELCPREHTQRILPLVQQQLSDGGVTLADLDALAFGRGPGSFTGVRIGIGIAQGLALGADLPMIGISTLMTMAQGAWRKTGATRVLAAIDARMGEVYWAEYQRDEEGVWHGEETESVLKPDAVNARLKNLSGNWATVGTGWPAWPDLAQGCGLTLTDGEILLPVAEDMLPLACQRLARQQTVAVEAAEPIYLRNEVAWKKLPGRE
- a CDS encoding RidA family protein, with product MTITRIDAEARWSDVVIHNQTLYYTGVPENLDADAFEQTANTLAQIDAVLVKQGCDKTNILDATIFLANADDFAAMNKAWDAWVVAGHAPVRCTVQATLMKPQYKVEIKIIAAV
- the rnd gene encoding ribonuclease D, which encodes MITTNDALLALCEEARNAPAIALDTEFVRTRTYYPQLGLLQLFDGQRVALIDPLGITDWSPMRALLQNNEVIKYLHAGSEDLEVFLNEFGVMPQPFIDTQILASFCGRPGSWGFAAMVEEFTGLKLDKSESRTDWLARPLTERQCDYAAADVWYLLPVAHQLLAETDRAGWLSAALDECELMKNRRQDILEPDDAWRDITNAWQLRPRQLACLQLLAAWRLRKARDRDMAVNFVVREEHLWAVARYMPGSLGELDGLGLSGSEIRFHGKTLLSLVEKAQAMAEETLPEPLLNLMDMPGYRKVFKDIKTIVQDISVAKGLSAELLASRRQINQLLNWHWKLKTSALLPELISGWRGELMSEPLLALLAEYPRS